Proteins encoded within one genomic window of Sphingosinicella ginsenosidimutans:
- a CDS encoding DUF2946 family protein, which produces MTRWIALPERWPALLAVLIALLLRGGIAEGYMIGTDQSGSITVQLCSGRTMVMPMPGHPGGDHDGQPREMPCPFGVLAAPAMPSAPPIIASLPILIAPAFTAAFLPTFLKPQAAAPPPPATGPPAAA; this is translated from the coding sequence GTGACTCGCTGGATCGCCTTGCCGGAGCGCTGGCCCGCCTTGCTGGCGGTGCTGATCGCGCTGCTGCTGCGCGGGGGGATCGCCGAGGGCTATATGATCGGCACCGATCAATCGGGGTCGATCACCGTCCAGCTCTGCTCCGGCCGCACGATGGTGATGCCGATGCCCGGCCATCCGGGCGGCGACCATGACGGGCAGCCGCGCGAGATGCCCTGCCCGTTCGGGGTGCTCGCGGCGCCAGCCATGCCGTCGGCGCCGCCGATCATCGCGAGCCTGCCGATCCTGATCGCGCCGGCCTTCACCGCCGCGTTCCTGCCGACCTTCCTCAAGCCGCAGGCGGCCGCGCCGCCGCCGCCAGCCACGGGACCCCCTGCCGCCGCCTGA
- a CDS encoding chloride channel protein — protein sequence MHVAHRPRLADHSADRRMVLLAAMALVVGIGGVASAFVLVHLIALVTNLAWFGRFSWENAVMSDGAGGWKTIAIPVVGSLIVGLMARFGSDKIRGHGIPEAIETILYGESRLSLKVALLKPISSAISIGSGGPFGAEGPIIMTGGAIGSLFAQRFHLSAAERKTLLVAGAAAGMTGIFGTPVAAVLLAVEVMLFEWKPRSFVPVVLAVLTALALRPLAIGSGAVFPMAAAPGAGPAVLPLAVALGLVAGLFAAFLSVTLYRIEDLFHRLPVHWMWWPAIGAVAVGIGGLIEPRVLGAGYNNIQDLLDGRLVLGAIVLLLLVKGTVWLTALGSGTSGGVLAPLLILGGALGAIAGHWLPGGSGFWALLGMAGVVSAAMRAPLTAAMFAVELTGRIEVLPSAVAAAVAAYAVAVLVLKRSILTEKISRRGRHVLQEYTVDPLALSRAAEIMTPDPKTLGEGMTVADAIAFFQAGAEHRSYPVIDGAGRPVGLASRSDALRWRQADIAAGVTLGEQLSDGSMPIVHPDTPAIEVANLMIAEDIGRVCVVAPADGRLIGIIARRNLLQARASKVREERPAG from the coding sequence ATGCACGTCGCCCATCGGCCGCGGCTGGCCGATCACAGCGCCGACCGGCGGATGGTGCTGCTCGCCGCGATGGCGCTGGTCGTCGGGATCGGCGGCGTCGCCTCCGCATTCGTCCTCGTCCACCTGATCGCCCTGGTCACCAATCTCGCCTGGTTCGGCCGCTTTTCCTGGGAAAATGCGGTGATGAGCGATGGCGCCGGCGGCTGGAAGACGATCGCGATCCCGGTCGTCGGCAGCCTGATCGTCGGCCTGATGGCGCGCTTCGGATCCGACAAGATCCGCGGCCATGGCATCCCCGAGGCGATCGAGACGATCCTTTACGGCGAAAGCCGCCTGTCGCTGAAGGTCGCGTTGCTGAAGCCGATCTCCTCGGCGATCTCGATCGGCAGCGGCGGGCCGTTCGGCGCGGAAGGGCCGATCATCATGACCGGAGGTGCGATCGGATCGCTGTTTGCGCAGCGCTTCCACCTCAGCGCGGCCGAGCGCAAGACGCTGCTCGTCGCCGGCGCCGCGGCGGGCATGACCGGGATTTTCGGAACGCCGGTCGCCGCCGTTCTGCTCGCGGTCGAGGTGATGCTGTTCGAATGGAAGCCGCGCAGCTTCGTGCCGGTGGTGCTCGCCGTGCTGACGGCGCTCGCGCTGCGGCCGCTGGCGATCGGCAGCGGCGCGGTCTTTCCGATGGCCGCCGCGCCGGGGGCGGGGCCGGCCGTCCTCCCGCTCGCCGTCGCGCTCGGCCTGGTCGCCGGGCTGTTCGCGGCCTTCCTCTCGGTCACGCTCTACCGGATCGAGGATCTGTTTCACCGGCTTCCGGTCCACTGGATGTGGTGGCCGGCGATCGGCGCGGTCGCGGTCGGCATCGGCGGCCTGATCGAGCCGCGCGTGCTCGGCGCCGGCTACAACAACATCCAGGACCTGCTCGACGGGCGGCTGGTGCTCGGCGCGATCGTTCTGCTCCTCCTCGTCAAGGGCACGGTGTGGCTGACCGCGCTCGGATCGGGGACGTCGGGCGGCGTGCTCGCGCCGCTGCTGATCCTCGGCGGCGCGCTCGGCGCGATCGCCGGCCACTGGCTGCCGGGCGGGAGCGGCTTCTGGGCATTGCTCGGCATGGCCGGGGTGGTGAGCGCGGCGATGCGCGCGCCGCTCACCGCCGCCATGTTCGCGGTCGAGCTCACCGGCCGGATCGAGGTGCTCCCGAGCGCCGTCGCCGCCGCCGTCGCGGCCTATGCGGTCGCGGTGCTGGTGCTCAAGCGCTCGATCCTGACCGAGAAGATTTCGCGGCGCGGGCGGCACGTCCTGCAGGAATATACGGTCGATCCGCTGGCGCTGTCGCGGGCCGCCGAGATCATGACCCCCGATCCCAAGACGCTGGGCGAGGGGATGACCGTCGCCGATGCGATCGCATTCTTCCAGGCCGGGGCGGAGCATCGATCCTATCCGGTGATCGACGGCGCCGGGCGGCCGGTGGGGCTCGCCTCGCGGTCCGACGCGCTGCGCTGGCGCCAGGCGGACATCGCCGCGGGCGTGACGCTGGGCGAGCAGCTGTCGGACGGGTCGATGCCGATCGTCCATCCCGACACGCCGGCGATCGAGGTCGCGAACCTGATGATCGCCGAGGATATCGGCCGAGTCTGCGTCGTCGCGCCGGCGGACGGCCGCCTGATCGGCATCATCGCCCGCCGCAACCTGCTCCAGGCGCGGGCGAGCAAGGTGCGCGAGGAGCGGCCGGCGGGTTAG
- a CDS encoding toll/interleukin-1 receptor domain-containing protein, whose amino-acid sequence MADVVICYAPDNQATVRQLADAIRAEGWTVWYDESPAAGSAGGVTEQILNAKAAVVVWSASAVASEWVRADANVARGLRRLVQASADDATPPVPFEAGEVASISTWLGDTAHPGWARIRAELVALAGAPAGDEKTVIMAGPLPPAPPAEPVAPPPPPPPPPPPPPPPPPPPPPPPPPPPPAPETVPPVAPAPEAVVAPPPPAPPPPAPPSPPPPPAAVAPRKGKGGLIALLVILVALIAAAGWGWINYGDQLRARLGMGGGAATNESTTTNLAAPAPTPAGPQQLPPMVDQGSGAGGQPPSDAKADNALQAAVPPPVGAGKPGAPPPGEAAPPMPAQAGQGTPAPAQTAQRPSRPRTERPRGPRVRYINSEVMRQFCNGAGKGTPQCRTFRANTRRR is encoded by the coding sequence ATGGCCGACGTCGTCATCTGCTACGCGCCAGACAATCAGGCCACCGTCCGCCAGCTCGCCGATGCGATCCGCGCCGAAGGCTGGACGGTGTGGTATGACGAAAGCCCGGCCGCCGGGAGCGCGGGCGGGGTCACCGAGCAGATCCTCAATGCCAAGGCGGCAGTGGTCGTCTGGTCGGCCAGCGCCGTCGCCTCCGAATGGGTGCGGGCCGACGCCAATGTCGCCCGCGGCCTGCGCCGGCTCGTCCAGGCGAGCGCCGACGATGCGACGCCGCCGGTGCCGTTCGAGGCGGGCGAGGTCGCGTCGATCTCCACCTGGCTCGGCGACACGGCCCATCCCGGCTGGGCCCGGATCCGCGCGGAGCTGGTCGCGCTCGCCGGTGCGCCGGCCGGGGACGAGAAGACGGTGATCATGGCCGGCCCGCTGCCCCCAGCGCCGCCGGCCGAGCCGGTCGCGCCGCCGCCGCCTCCGCCTCCGCCTCCGCCGCCTCCTCCTCCGCCGCCGCCACCACCGCCGCCGCCGCCTCCGCCGCCGCCGCCAGCGCCGGAGACGGTGCCGCCCGTCGCGCCGGCGCCCGAAGCGGTGGTCGCGCCGCCTCCGCCAGCGCCGCCTCCGCCCGCGCCTCCGTCACCACCGCCTCCGCCGGCGGCGGTTGCGCCGCGCAAGGGCAAAGGCGGGCTGATCGCGCTGCTCGTGATCCTCGTCGCGCTGATCGCCGCCGCCGGCTGGGGCTGGATCAATTATGGCGATCAGCTGCGGGCCCGCCTGGGCATGGGCGGCGGCGCGGCGACGAACGAATCGACGACGACCAATCTCGCCGCGCCGGCGCCGACGCCCGCCGGCCCGCAGCAATTGCCGCCGATGGTCGATCAGGGATCGGGCGCCGGCGGCCAGCCGCCGTCCGATGCCAAGGCCGACAATGCGCTCCAGGCCGCGGTGCCGCCGCCGGTCGGGGCGGGCAAGCCGGGCGCACCCCCGCCGGGCGAAGCCGCGCCGCCGATGCCGGCCCAGGCAGGCCAGGGGACACCGGCCCCGGCGCAGACTGCCCAGCGCCCGTCGCGCCCGCGCACCGAGCGCCCGCGCGGCCCCCGCGTTCGCTACATCAATTCGGAGGTGATGCGTCAGTTCTGCAACGGCGCGGGCAAGGGCACGCCGCAATGCCGCACCTTCCGGGCGAACACGCGCCGACGGTAG
- a CDS encoding low temperature requirement protein A, whose protein sequence is MTATGLLRERSQSGEARVETVELFYDLVFVFAITQLSHRLVHHPTIHGAIETGILFVAIWSSWVNTAWVTNWLDPNRRRVRFMLFALMAGGLVVSMSIPDAFAEKAVPFAIAYVAVELGRSAFTALALRRHDHGNYLNFIRILVWQALSGALWIAGAFDAEARLWLWAGAMALWTAGPAAFFFVPGLGRSSPEDWNVEAHHFAERCGLFIIIAFGESILATGDSFAEIEWTRPAAIAFLASFVGTVALWWTYFDIGAERASATFSHRDRRGRGQVARLAYTYLHIAIVGGIVVAAAAIQLVIAAPAGPIAPPAFAMTLAGPALFLAGTAAFKRVTGARWWPLSHLAGLAAIAALALAGRALQPFQLAVAVAAVLAAVAIWETLSLAPRLNRSAMDRP, encoded by the coding sequence ATGACGGCGACAGGATTGCTGCGCGAGCGCTCGCAAAGCGGCGAGGCGCGGGTCGAGACGGTCGAGCTGTTCTACGATCTCGTCTTCGTGTTCGCGATCACCCAGCTGTCGCACCGGCTGGTCCACCACCCGACGATCCATGGGGCGATCGAGACCGGCATCCTGTTCGTCGCGATCTGGAGCAGCTGGGTGAACACCGCCTGGGTGACCAACTGGCTCGATCCGAACCGGCGGCGGGTGCGCTTCATGCTGTTCGCGCTGATGGCCGGCGGGCTCGTCGTGTCGATGTCGATCCCCGACGCCTTCGCCGAAAAGGCGGTGCCGTTCGCCATCGCCTATGTCGCGGTGGAGCTCGGCCGGAGCGCGTTCACCGCGCTCGCGCTGCGCCGGCACGATCATGGCAATTATCTCAATTTCATCAGGATCCTGGTGTGGCAGGCGCTGTCCGGCGCGCTGTGGATCGCCGGCGCCTTCGATGCCGAAGCGCGCCTGTGGCTATGGGCCGGGGCGATGGCCTTGTGGACCGCCGGCCCGGCCGCCTTCTTCTTCGTCCCCGGCCTCGGCCGATCGAGCCCGGAGGACTGGAACGTCGAGGCGCATCATTTCGCCGAGCGATGCGGCCTGTTCATCATCATCGCGTTCGGCGAATCGATCCTGGCGACCGGCGACAGCTTCGCCGAGATCGAATGGACGCGGCCGGCGGCGATCGCCTTCCTCGCCTCCTTCGTTGGCACGGTCGCCTTGTGGTGGACCTATTTCGACATCGGCGCGGAGCGGGCGAGCGCGACCTTCTCGCACCGCGACCGGCGCGGGAGAGGGCAGGTGGCGCGGCTCGCCTACACCTATCTGCACATCGCGATCGTCGGCGGGATCGTCGTCGCCGCCGCGGCGATCCAGCTCGTCATCGCCGCGCCAGCGGGGCCGATCGCGCCGCCGGCCTTCGCGATGACGCTGGCCGGGCCGGCCCTGTTCCTTGCCGGCACCGCCGCGTTCAAGCGGGTGACCGGCGCGCGCTGGTGGCCGCTCTCCCACCTTGCCGGGCTCGCGGCGATCGCGGCGCTGGCGCTGGCCGGGCGCGCGCTCCAGCCGTTCCAGCTCGCGGTGGCGGTGGCGGCGGTGCTGGCGGCGGTCGCGATCTGGGAAACCCTGTCGCTCGCGCCGCGTCTTAATCGTTCGGCAATGGATCGGCCCTAG
- a CDS encoding TonB-dependent receptor — MFASRKARGLARLALLASAALPAQARAADGPGDEGAPPIVVTATRDDSGPASEAGVDAETLRTTTNVVNVEDSLRYLPSLLVRKRHIGDTQAPLATRTSGVGASARSLIYVDGVLISALIGNNNSFASPRWGIVSPEEIARADVLYGPYDAAYPGNSIGAVVNFQTRLPDGPTGSLVAQAEVQDFGLYGTKGGYPAARIAASWGGRQGAIAWFLSANHVTSRSQPLSFATVARPTGAGGGGGTAVTGAIPALNRTGAPIYVLGAAGLEDQDQDNLAAHVAIDLGPDWRLSWRGALFLNDTDAHAQSLLRDAAGRPVYAGTLAIEGRSVTVPASAFSNGVYRLDERHLMNAVTIEGRAIGLDWRAIASAYDFGHDVQRIPSGALPDANAGGPGTIVRMDGTGWATLDLSARRPGGDLAFGLHADRFTLANERFATTDWRRGGAGALAQAARGRTRTLALWAEDRWRIGGGLLLTLGGRAEWWRAFDGFNFSAQPALGVIQPELRRAGFSPNASLRWTAPDGGWRATLSAGQAWRFPTVSELYQAIATGPTITVPDPTLRPERARSAELAIERRWRGGHVRLSLFSETVTDALIAQSAPLLPGSTQLFSFVQNVGRVRTRGIELAGEWHDALPGLDLSGSATWVDPVIASDPAVPAAEGKDAPQVPRRRATLVATWHVDARTALTVAGRYSSRSFATIDNSDRIGHAWQGFEAYRVIDARLTWRANAHLELAAGVENGTNDRYFLFHPFPQRSFMAEAAWRW; from the coding sequence ATGTTCGCTTCACGAAAGGCGCGCGGCCTTGCGCGCCTGGCGCTGCTCGCGTCGGCGGCGCTGCCCGCCCAGGCGCGCGCCGCCGACGGACCCGGCGACGAGGGCGCGCCGCCGATCGTCGTCACCGCCACCAGGGACGACAGCGGGCCGGCGAGCGAGGCCGGCGTGGATGCCGAAACGCTGAGGACGACGACCAATGTCGTCAATGTCGAGGACAGCCTTCGCTACCTGCCGAGCCTGCTCGTCAGGAAGCGCCATATCGGCGACACGCAGGCGCCGCTCGCGACGCGGACCTCCGGCGTCGGGGCGAGCGCGCGCAGCCTGATCTATGTCGACGGGGTGCTGATCTCCGCGCTGATCGGCAACAACAACAGTTTCGCCTCGCCGCGCTGGGGGATCGTCAGCCCCGAGGAGATCGCGCGCGCGGACGTGCTCTACGGGCCCTATGATGCCGCCTATCCGGGCAATTCGATCGGCGCGGTCGTCAACTTCCAGACGCGGCTGCCGGACGGGCCGACCGGATCGCTGGTGGCGCAGGCCGAGGTGCAGGATTTCGGCCTCTACGGAACAAAAGGCGGCTATCCCGCGGCACGGATCGCGGCGAGCTGGGGCGGGCGGCAGGGCGCGATCGCCTGGTTCCTCTCCGCCAACCATGTGACCAGCCGGAGCCAGCCGCTCTCCTTCGCGACGGTGGCGCGGCCGACTGGCGCGGGCGGCGGTGGCGGGACCGCGGTGACCGGCGCCATCCCCGCCCTGAACCGGACGGGCGCGCCCATCTACGTGCTCGGCGCCGCGGGCCTGGAGGACCAGGACCAGGACAATCTGGCGGCGCATGTCGCGATCGACCTGGGGCCGGACTGGCGGCTGAGCTGGCGCGGGGCGCTGTTCCTCAACGACACCGACGCGCACGCCCAGAGCCTGCTTCGCGACGCGGCGGGGCGGCCGGTCTATGCTGGCACGCTGGCGATCGAGGGGCGAAGCGTGACCGTGCCGGCCAGCGCCTTTTCGAACGGGGTCTACAGGCTGGACGAGCGCCACCTGATGAACGCGGTGACGATCGAGGGGCGGGCAATCGGCCTCGACTGGCGGGCGATCGCATCGGCCTATGATTTCGGCCATGACGTGCAGCGTATCCCGAGCGGTGCGCTGCCCGACGCGAATGCCGGCGGGCCGGGGACGATCGTGCGGATGGACGGGACGGGCTGGGCGACGCTGGACCTTTCGGCGCGCCGGCCGGGCGGGGATCTCGCCTTCGGGCTCCATGCCGACCGGTTCACCCTGGCGAACGAGCGCTTCGCGACGACCGACTGGCGTCGGGGGGGCGCAGGCGCGCTCGCGCAGGCGGCGCGCGGGCGGACGCGGACGCTGGCTTTGTGGGCCGAGGATCGCTGGCGGATCGGCGGCGGCCTGCTGCTCACCCTTGGCGGGCGCGCCGAATGGTGGCGCGCCTTTGACGGGTTCAACTTTTCGGCCCAGCCGGCGCTCGGCGTGATCCAGCCGGAGCTGAGGCGCGCGGGCTTTTCGCCAAACGCGTCGCTGCGCTGGACAGCGCCGGACGGCGGCTGGCGGGCGACGCTCTCGGCGGGGCAGGCATGGCGATTCCCGACCGTGTCGGAGCTCTACCAGGCGATCGCGACCGGGCCGACGATCACCGTGCCCGATCCGACGCTGCGGCCCGAGCGCGCGCGATCGGCCGAGCTGGCGATCGAACGGCGATGGCGCGGCGGCCATGTGCGGCTGTCGCTGTTCAGCGAGACGGTGACCGACGCGCTGATCGCGCAGAGCGCGCCGCTCCTGCCCGGATCGACCCAGCTTTTCAGCTTCGTCCAGAATGTGGGGCGGGTGCGGACGCGGGGAATCGAGCTCGCCGGGGAATGGCATGACGCGCTGCCGGGGCTGGACCTTTCGGGGAGCGCGACCTGGGTCGATCCAGTCATCGCCAGCGATCCGGCCGTTCCGGCGGCCGAGGGCAAGGATGCGCCGCAGGTGCCGCGCCGGCGGGCGACCCTGGTCGCGACCTGGCATGTCGATGCGCGGACCGCGCTGACGGTCGCCGGGCGCTATTCGAGCCGGTCCTTCGCGACGATCGACAATAGCGACCGGATCGGCCACGCCTGGCAGGGTTTCGAGGCCTATCGCGTGATCGACGCGCGCCTGACCTGGCGGGCGAACGCGCATCTGGAGCTGGCGGCGGGCGTCGAGAACGGGACCAACGACCGCTATTTCCTGTTCCACCCCTTCCCGCAGCGATCCTTCATGGCGGAAGCGGCGTGGCGGTGGTGA
- the ppa gene encoding inorganic diphosphatase — translation MNIDLIPVGDNPPESLNVIIEVPVGGEPVKYEFDKKSGALFVDRILHTPMRYPANYGFVPHTLSPDGDPLDALVIARSPFVPGCVVRARPIGVLNLEDEHGGDEKLICVPVDTTFPYYADVAQRQDLPSIVLQQIEHFFKHYKDLEEDKWVRVGRWGDAAEARRIVEEAIERAKG, via the coding sequence ATGAACATCGATCTCATCCCCGTCGGCGACAATCCGCCCGAAAGCCTCAACGTCATCATCGAGGTGCCGGTCGGCGGCGAGCCGGTGAAGTACGAATTCGACAAGAAATCGGGCGCGCTCTTCGTCGACCGCATCCTGCACACGCCGATGCGCTATCCGGCCAATTACGGCTTCGTGCCGCACACCCTCTCGCCCGACGGCGATCCGCTCGACGCGCTGGTGATCGCGCGCTCCCCGTTCGTGCCCGGCTGCGTCGTTCGCGCCCGGCCGATCGGCGTGCTCAATCTCGAGGACGAGCATGGCGGCGACGAGAAGCTGATCTGCGTGCCGGTGGACACCACCTTCCCTTATTATGCGGACGTCGCGCAGCGCCAGGACCTGCCCTCGATCGTGCTCCAGCAGATCGAGCACTTCTTCAAGCATTACAAGGACCTGGAAGAAGACAAATGGGTCCGCGTCGGCCGCTGGGGCGACGCCGCCGAAGCGCGAAGGATCGTCGAGGAAGCGATCGAGCGGGCGAAGGGGTAG
- a CDS encoding class I SAM-dependent DNA methyltransferase: MGPRRPLGRRRRSAKDRRGSDRAGEGVAAWRREQLAKGGGGRNNRFMRLGWDEIKRRARAFSQEWKDAHYEKGETQSFYNDFFEIFGVRRRTVASYERRVESIDANRRGFIDLFWPGTLIIEQKSGGRDLLKAQGQALEYFDWLPDNQKPRYILTCDFQRWHLIDLDTNQDWRFTLAELHKHIEAFAFVLGRQRTFQTQATVTIKAAELMGKLHDALEESGYVGHDLERLLVRLLFCLFADDTGIFQPAQIFLQLLENDTADDGRDTGRVLMELFDVLDTPDGQNGTENERQSTLAGELNQFPYINGDLFAGRLRTPVFDAKMRQLLIDACRHNWSGVSPAIFGSLFQSVMDAKERRAKGAHYTSEANILKVIGPLFLDDLTAELERIIARKTGRDALLDEFVAKLSRLTFLDPACGCGNFLVIAYRELRRLELAALEARWPKTMTSTGEVRRQGIIDPGLLSRVQVSQFYGIEVEEFPARIAEVAMWMADHLANNALGDAFSTNYARIPLRDSAHILHADALETDWSSLIAPEKLNYIMGNPPFVGAKFQTPEQRAQVRAIAGLGGSGGTLDFVAAWFIKAGQFVAANHRIRIAFVATNSISQGEQVAQLWPILFDRFHLEIAFAHRTFSWGSEARGKAHVHVVVIGLVHRDHQPAEKRLFSYPDIRREPIESRHEALTAYLFDARGVTNRHLVVKEEARPINGAGKLLIGSKPIDGGQYIFDASERSRFLSEEPGAAKFLHPYLGSQEFINGGLRWILYLAAAEPSELRELPNVRQRIANVRAIREKSPSAGTRMLAHTPASYHVTVVPEQPYLVIPKVSSERREYVPLGWLEPPTIASDLLFVQPTASLSDFAILTSRAHMAWLAHIGGRLKSDFRYSIGLVYNTFPWPDATPAQRARIEALAQAVLDARAAHPTASLADLYDPDTMPADLRRAHHALDLAVDKLYRAAPFASDRDRVEHLFGRYEALVNPLERLGAAKNRRMARKRDKADHAA, encoded by the coding sequence ATGGGTCCGCGTCGGCCGCTGGGGCGACGCCGCCGAAGCGCGAAGGATCGTCGAGGAAGCGATCGAGCGGGCGAAGGGGTAGCGGCATGGCGCCGCGAACAACTTGCCAAGGGCGGCGGCGGCAGGAATAATCGGTTCATGCGGCTGGGGTGGGATGAAATAAAGCGGCGCGCCCGCGCCTTCAGCCAGGAATGGAAGGACGCCCATTACGAAAAGGGCGAGACGCAAAGCTTCTACAACGACTTCTTTGAAATCTTCGGAGTCCGCCGTCGCACCGTGGCCAGTTACGAGCGGCGGGTCGAGAGCATCGACGCCAATCGCCGGGGCTTCATCGATCTGTTCTGGCCCGGCACCCTGATCATCGAACAGAAATCGGGCGGCCGCGATCTGCTGAAGGCGCAAGGCCAGGCGCTCGAATATTTCGACTGGCTGCCCGACAATCAAAAGCCGCGTTATATCCTCACCTGCGATTTCCAGCGCTGGCATCTGATCGATCTCGACACGAATCAGGACTGGCGATTCACGCTGGCCGAGCTTCACAAGCATATCGAGGCGTTCGCCTTCGTCCTCGGACGCCAGCGCACGTTCCAGACGCAGGCCACGGTCACGATCAAGGCGGCGGAGCTGATGGGCAAGCTCCACGACGCGCTCGAGGAATCCGGCTATGTTGGCCACGATCTCGAGCGCCTTCTGGTCCGGCTGCTCTTCTGCCTGTTCGCCGACGATACCGGCATTTTCCAGCCCGCGCAGATTTTCCTGCAATTGCTGGAGAATGACACCGCCGACGACGGCCGCGATACGGGCCGCGTGCTCATGGAATTGTTCGACGTGCTCGACACGCCCGACGGGCAGAACGGCACGGAGAACGAGCGGCAATCGACGCTCGCGGGCGAACTCAACCAGTTTCCCTATATCAATGGCGATTTGTTCGCAGGGCGCCTGCGCACTCCCGTCTTCGATGCGAAAATGCGCCAGTTGCTGATCGACGCCTGCCGCCACAACTGGAGCGGCGTCAGCCCGGCCATTTTCGGCTCGCTCTTCCAATCCGTGATGGACGCGAAGGAACGCCGCGCAAAGGGCGCGCACTACACGTCCGAAGCCAATATCCTGAAGGTGATCGGCCCGCTTTTCCTCGATGATCTGACGGCTGAGCTGGAGCGGATCATCGCGCGCAAGACTGGGCGCGATGCCCTGCTCGACGAGTTCGTCGCGAAGCTCTCCCGCCTGACGTTCCTCGATCCGGCCTGCGGTTGCGGCAACTTCCTGGTCATCGCCTATCGCGAGCTGCGCCGGCTGGAGCTCGCCGCGCTGGAGGCGCGCTGGCCCAAGACGATGACCAGTACGGGCGAGGTACGGCGACAGGGGATCATCGATCCCGGATTGCTCAGCCGCGTTCAGGTCAGCCAGTTCTACGGCATCGAAGTCGAGGAATTCCCCGCCCGCATCGCCGAAGTGGCGATGTGGATGGCCGATCACCTCGCCAACAATGCTCTGGGCGACGCCTTTTCGACCAACTATGCGCGCATCCCGCTCCGGGACTCGGCGCATATCCTCCATGCCGACGCGTTGGAGACCGACTGGTCGAGCCTGATCGCGCCGGAGAAGCTGAACTACATCATGGGCAATCCGCCGTTCGTCGGCGCCAAGTTCCAGACGCCCGAGCAACGCGCGCAGGTCCGCGCCATCGCCGGGCTGGGCGGCAGCGGCGGGACGCTCGATTTCGTCGCGGCGTGGTTCATCAAGGCGGGGCAGTTCGTCGCCGCCAATCACCGCATCCGCATCGCCTTCGTCGCCACCAATTCGATCAGCCAGGGCGAACAGGTCGCGCAGCTCTGGCCGATTCTGTTCGATCGCTTCCACCTTGAGATCGCCTTCGCGCACCGAACCTTTTCTTGGGGCAGCGAGGCGCGCGGCAAGGCGCATGTCCATGTCGTCGTGATCGGGCTTGTGCATCGCGATCATCAACCGGCGGAAAAGCGGCTGTTCAGCTATCCCGATATTCGCAGGGAGCCGATCGAGAGCCGGCATGAGGCGCTGACGGCGTATCTGTTCGATGCGCGCGGCGTGACGAACCGGCACTTGGTCGTGAAGGAGGAGGCTCGACCGATCAACGGCGCGGGAAAACTGCTAATCGGTTCGAAGCCGATCGACGGCGGTCAGTATATTTTTGACGCTTCGGAGCGTAGCCGATTCTTGAGCGAGGAACCCGGAGCCGCCAAGTTTTTGCACCCGTATCTAGGTAGCCAGGAATTCATCAACGGCGGCCTGCGCTGGATCCTGTATCTCGCTGCGGCTGAGCCATCCGAATTACGTGAGTTGCCCAACGTTCGGCAGCGAATCGCCAACGTCCGCGCAATTCGAGAAAAGAGCCCCAGTGCTGGAACGAGAATGCTTGCGCATACGCCGGCAAGTTATCACGTCACGGTGGTCCCCGAGCAGCCGTATCTCGTTATCCCGAAGGTAAGTTCAGAGCGTCGGGAGTATGTGCCATTGGGTTGGCTTGAACCGCCAACCATCGCTAGCGATCTGCTTTTCGTGCAGCCAACAGCGAGTTTGAGCGATTTTGCTATTCTGACAAGTCGCGCCCATATGGCTTGGCTCGCGCACATTGGCGGTCGACTAAAGAGCGATTTCCGCTACTCGATTGGCCTCGTCTACAACACCTTCCCCTGGCCCGACGCCACACCGGCGCAGCGCGCACGGATCGAGGCGCTGGCGCAGGCTGTGCTGGACGCGCGGGCCGCGCATCCGACCGCCAGCCTCGCCGATCTCTATGATCCCGATACGATGCCGGCCGACCTGCGCCGCGCGCATCATGCGCTCGATCTGGCCGTCGACAAGCTCTATCGCGCCGCGCCCTTCGCCTCCGATCGCGACCGCGTCGAACATCTCTTCGGCCGATACGAAGCGCTGGTGAACCCGCTGGAGCGGCTGGGCGCGGCGAAAAATCGGCGGATGGCCCGCAAAAGGGACAAGGCGGACCACGCAGCCTGA